AGCGCCACGCTCGCCGAGGGCGAGGGATGGACGCTCCTGATCTCCCGGTGGAACCGCGGCGCCGATGTCACGGTCACCGCGACCAGTCCCGAACTGGCCGAAAAAGTCCTGTCACAGGCGACGGAAGGTGCCCAGGACGAACCCGAACCGCAGCCCGAGAACGTGACCATGGGCTTCTGGTACGTCTCTCCCCGCCGCGGCCCGCACCGCACCACCCGGCAGATCGCCGCCGGGACGTGGGAGGACGTCCGCCGCAACTACACGGCTCCGGTGGCCGATGCGATGGACAGCCTGATGAAGGTCACCCCCGACGACATCGCGGGCCGGCTCCTCCTGCTGCACGGCCCTCCCGGCACGGGCAAGACCTCCGCGCTGCGTACGCTCGCCCGGTCCTGGCGGGACTGGTGCCAGGTCGACTGTGTACTCGATCCGGAGCGGCTCTTCAACGACGTCGGCTATCTGATGGACATCGCGATCGGCGAGGACGACGGAACCTCGAAGGAGCGGTGGCGGCTGCTGCTCCTGGAGGACTGCGACGAGCTGATCCGCGGCGAGGCCAAGCACACGGCGGGCCAGGCGCTCTCCCGGCTCCTGAACCTGACGGACGGTCTGCTGGGCCAGGGGCGCAACGTGCTGGTCGGGGTGACCACCAACGAGGACCTGGAGCGGCTCCACCCGGCGGTCGTCAGGCCCGGCCGCTGCCTGGCCCGGATCGAGGTGGGTCCGCTGACCCGCGAGGAGTCGGTCTCGTGGCTGGGCGGCGACGAGGGGCTCGGCCGGGAGGGCACGACGCTCGCCGAGCTGTACGCCCTGCGGCGCGGCACCGGTCCCGCGTCGGTACCGAAGCAGGACGCGGGCGCGGACTCGGGGCTGTACCTCTGACTCCCCCGGTGGGCGGGGAATCGTGCCCGCCCGGCGGTCGAGGGCACGCGCGGCCCCCGCCACGCCGGTCAGTCCACGTAGACCGCCCGCACCGCGTCCTCGGCGAGGGACAGGGCCTCGGCCCGCGACAGCCCGAGCCGCCTCGCCTGTTCCGCGTACTCCTGCGCGGCAGCCGCCGCCTTGCGGTCCGCCGCGTCCCCCGCCGCGGCGACGAAGGTGCCGTTGCGGCCACGGGTCTCGATCACCCCGTCGGCCTCCAGCGCCCGGTACGCCTTGGCGACGGTGTTGGCGGCCAGGCCCAGTTCCTCGGCGAAGCCGCGTACGGTCGGCAGCTTGTAGCCGACGGGCAGGGCGCCGGAGCGGGCCTGTTCGGAGATCTGCGTGCGCACCTGCTCGTACGGTGCGGTGGCGGCGTCCGGGTCAAGAGCGATCTTCAGGGTCACCGCACGATTGTCCCCCACCGCCGGAAATTCGGAGGCGTCCTGCGGCGCGCTCCGCGTAGCCTCCGGCGCATGACTGTGATCGTTCGCGATTTCCGGCCCGCCGACGCGGAAGCGTGGGTGGAGGTGCGGCGTGCCGCACTGCCGTACATGGTGACCACCGCCGAGCAGGTCGCCTTCGACCTGGCGAGCGCGCACCCCGACAAGCGGTACCGCCTGCTCGTCGCCGAGGAGGACGGGGAGATCATCGGCACGGCGCAGGTCGGCATCTCCTACGACACTCCGGAGCCCGGTCAGGGCTTCTGCAATCCGTACACCCGCCCGGACCGTCTCGGGCGCGGGGCGGGCTCCCTGCTGCTGAGCACCGCCGAGGGATATCTGGCCGAGACCGGCGCGGTCGCGGTCTACACATGGGTGCTCGACGAGCCGGCCAACCGTGAGTTCGCGCGCAGGCGCGGCTATGTGGCGAGCCGGCCGGCGCACTTCCTCCACCTCGATCTGGCGAACGGCACCCTGCCGGCACGCCAGGAGGTTCCCGCCGGGGTCGAGTTGCGTACGGCCGCCGACTTCGCCGACGACCCGCGACAGCTGTTCGAGGCCGACGCGGAGGTCACGGCGGACGAGCCGAGCGACACCCCCATGGAGCTCACGGACTACGAGGACTGGCTGAACCACACCTGGCGCCATCCCGGCCTGGACCGTGAACTCACCTCGGTCGCGGTGGTGGACGGGACGGTGGCGGCCTTCAGCGCGGCCACCACCGACGGACTGACCCGCTACTCCTCGGGCATGACCGGCACCCGGCGGGCCTACCGCGGCCGGGGCCTCGCGAAGCTCGTCAAGAACGATTCCCTGCACCGGGCCAGGGCCGCGGGATACACGGACGCCTACACCGGCAACGACGCGGACAAC
The Streptomyces sp. NBC_00234 DNA segment above includes these coding regions:
- a CDS encoding DUF5925 domain-containing protein; amino-acid sequence: MSANPESALPIRLNVDDSDSPADVVDALFLGRFATGEQPYSHSSSLDRVKKAATLLPPAASVLRAARDDDRSATLAEGEGWTLLISRWNRGADVTVTATSPELAEKVLSQATEGAQDEPEPQPENVTMGFWYVSPRRGPHRTTRQIAAGTWEDVRRNYTAPVADAMDSLMKVTPDDIAGRLLLLHGPPGTGKTSALRTLARSWRDWCQVDCVLDPERLFNDVGYLMDIAIGEDDGTSKERWRLLLLEDCDELIRGEAKHTAGQALSRLLNLTDGLLGQGRNVLVGVTTNEDLERLHPAVVRPGRCLARIEVGPLTREESVSWLGGDEGLGREGTTLAELYALRRGTGPASVPKQDAGADSGLYL
- a CDS encoding GntR family transcriptional regulator, with protein sequence MTLKIALDPDAATAPYEQVRTQISEQARSGALPVGYKLPTVRGFAEELGLAANTVAKAYRALEADGVIETRGRNGTFVAAAGDAADRKAAAAAQEYAEQARRLGLSRAEALSLAEDAVRAVYVD
- a CDS encoding GNAT family N-acetyltransferase, producing MTVIVRDFRPADAEAWVEVRRAALPYMVTTAEQVAFDLASAHPDKRYRLLVAEEDGEIIGTAQVGISYDTPEPGQGFCNPYTRPDRLGRGAGSLLLSTAEGYLAETGAVAVYTWVLDEPANREFARRRGYVASRPAHFLHLDLANGTLPARQEVPAGVELRTAADFADDPRQLFEADAEVTADEPSDTPMELTDYEDWLNHTWRHPGLDRELTSVAVVDGTVAAFSAATTDGLTRYSSGMTGTRRAYRGRGLAKLVKNDSLHRARAAGYTDAYTGNDADNAPMLAVNTWFGYEICATEVRHVRTFV